TGAAATCTGAGAGTCTTACCACACTGTTTTTAACCGGCTTGCCGAGCACAAATATAAAGGCGTTGAAATGTGTTATGCCTAACTTGGAGGTGCTCCTTATCTCAGAATGCCATAATCTTGTCTCGCTTGAGGTTCATGCAATGAACATTCTCTCGCTCATCTTGCAAGGAAGTTGCGTTTTAACGAACATCAAGGCAGACTGCAAAAGTATGCGTGATTTTCTTATGTACGAGTGTCCTTCGATAGAACCAGAAATGCTGCAGAGTTTTCTAGCAAATTGTCCGTATATCAAACAGATGGAGCTTTCGGTTGCGGGCTGGGAGGTAATCGAATTGGGCAGATACAATTGCAGGAGCTTAAGGCAGCTTATAATCCGCGATGTGACAATGAGCCTCTCCAAGCTCAAAGTAGACTGTCCTACTCTTGAATATTTTAAATGTTCTGGTGACGTCTCACCCGCAAAGCAAAAGAACAGCAGATCTGTAGCCGGCAGTGATATAGAAATCCACGCTAAGTCTTTGAGGAAATTCCAAATGTGCGATGTTGGTTCCGCCAATCGTGTCACCCTTAGCTGCATCGAGGCTAACGTCATTCAAATCACGGGCATACAACCATGGCGTAGGCCGCTGTGCGTAGAGCTGAAGGCATCGCGGTTGATCGACACAATTTCCCTGAAAGGGGTGACTATTGGCATGATCTACATTAAATCCACCTCTGTTGAGAACGTCATTATTGAGAAATGCTCTCTCGCGGGCAACAGCAAGAATGGTCGAACCATGCGCTTCAGATGCGACGAAATTCGCGCACTTCGACTGTTGCGTTGTCCTCACATGAAAAGGTTCTCTTTGCACGTTAAGAGTGTGCAAAACCTCTCCATCGATTCTTGTGCAAACCTCCGCGATCTTGATGTCAGCGCGTCAAGACTTTGTCACGTGAGAATTGATAACTGTCCTTATCTGGAGCAATTACATGAAGCAATTTCACACCATTCCTCTGATTTTCCTTTGAGCCACTTCAGCAATAGATAAACAATTGAAACGATGAAATAGTACAAATTTACTAGAGTTGTACGTACGGTTTTGACACTTTTGTAAACGATAAAGTCAGGTAAAGTTAGAGATTATTTTATTGAAGATTAATTAGATTTTGAGAAACGGGGAAGAACAAATAAATTCAAGTACAAATAATGCGGTTGCCATTACATTAGCATATGCTTTTATATTATGCTTGAATATGAATATGATACGTTTGGCATCACAAAATCACCGTACGTAGAACTataatcctttgtttttgtaagaGGGAAAGAGGAAAACTAAGAGCGAACCTCTTGTGTAAAAGAACAAACTTAAGTCGCACATGACCAGAGGATGGGTATCGAAGCCGAATCTCGGCCATTTTCCCCCATTTGGTTTTTAACTTCTTCTAGGTCTTTCACttattacaaaaacaaaatttggaaaCCAACCATGTCAGCCTTGGATGGCTTGATAAACTTGATTTCTGCCATCCAAGTACCCATGCCTTCCTAAATTTATTTTGATTCTTACTATTAGAGTAGCTTGTTCCTATCGCCAAGTTGGTTTACTTTACTTGTAGTAGTCTAAATTTTAGGCTGCCTTTTTCACAATGGAGTAGTGGCCCAGTGGTAGAATGCAGGGTGATCAGCCCAATCGCGCGGTCATGGGTCTAATAGTGGTTCATATTGATATGTTTTAAGGGCTTAGCAACTGCTCATTTTGCAACGATGAtctttatacaccttattccaaaatggccgctgatttatgcggatacaaattggcccttgttgcctcgctCAAGATAAAATatccttttgaattttaagcttaagaacgaggcatctagggctaatttgaataaaaacaaaataatatttgaatggcggtcattttggaataaggtgtattagtGTTAGTTTCACCTAACCAAAAAATGCTCTGGAGCGGATTCAAAGCGACCTTCAGAGCTGGAGAATGTTAAGGGAGGCCCTGAATCCACACAGAAAAGATCACTAATTggggggtcactgagttcgtttttgagatataagcgttGAAAGAC
The sequence above is a segment of the Montipora foliosa isolate CH-2021 chromosome 2, ASM3666993v2, whole genome shotgun sequence genome. Coding sequences within it:
- the LOC137991152 gene encoding uncharacterized protein, with translation MDSLPDEIIAQILSFFHPVYEDLSGYSIICRRWDRIIQNTGLLWKHIHLHEDRDAKEILQDDYAGILCNCLRRYRDFIQCIKAEDQSLFIRPELRRLLPSLPNLKSLNVPVLSWSRVFAQSLKCAPVLKSLTIDDYRALVRRRSNSDNARARIHKRGIRMWDLRVLARQFTSLESLTLNISAFKLYRHCILPVLDQFTLKELHLECAPYGVDELSSESVNCLAPIKSLMISRHASTLVSLDLHYLPVTTDDLVSYVGNFKRLKQLFLGVSVEQNVRAPSHVILKSESLTTLFLTGLPSTNIKALKCVMPNLEVLLISECHNLVSLEVHAMNILSLILQGSCVLTNIKADCKSMRDFLMYECPSIEPEMLQSFLANCPYIKQMELSVAGWEVIELGRYNCRSLRQLIIRDVTMSLSKLKVDCPTLEYFKCSGDVSPAKQKNSRSVAGSDIEIHAKSLRKFQMCDVGSANRVTLSCIEANVIQITGIQPWRRPLCVELKASRLIDTISLKGVTIGMIYIKSTSVENVIIEKCSLAGNSKNGRTMRFRCDEIRALRLLRCPHMKRFSLHVKSVQNLSIDSCANLRDLDVSASRLCHVRIDNCPYLEQLHEAISHHSSDFPLSHFSNR